The sequence ACTGGGTGTCATCCCAAGACACGTTCTGGTCAATCATCTCGGGGATTTTTAACAGTCGACAATAAGCTGCGATCAATGACGAAGCACCAGACGAACTGACCATCAGGCTCGATAAATCCATGGTAGCAAGCACCTCCTGAATTATTCGGGGGGTACTTCGACGCCGGCAATGCCTGTACCTTTGTAAATTTTTCCATATTTTAAAATTATTTTTTATACCCGTGCAGGGTGCGGAAAATAGGTTATAGGATGGTTGTCGGTAGCGAAACTAAAATGCATACCCCTGTTATATAGCAGCGTGGAATAATTAAAAGATATAGGTAAAATTAAAAGATTTAACCTTGATATGTTTCCTCTTACCGTCTGCCGTGAAGCTACAAAAAAGATGCCGTACTCCTCTGGTATCTCATTGGCGGAAGGATACATTTTGAGAATATAACCTGCATTCGTCTTAGAATGAAACCCAAAAAAGGCATAAAAAGCGGGGTAACTTTGTTGGAAAATACTCAGCTTTTTCCAGGATTCATTTGTTTTAGATTTACAGATAAATTGGAATTGTCATGCCAGTATGAATTCGTACTCCTTTACAATATGGCCATTGGAAAACTCAAAGATATCGCACGAGCACTCGCCCAAATTGTTTCTCAGGATGGCGACAATACGGGTTCCATCGAAGCTTTGATGCAGAGCTTCACATACAAAGGTATTATCGCTGTCCTTGTATGATTCCATCATAGCGGCAAGGTAATTATCTATTCCTCTAGTGGTTTTAACATGTTTAGAATGCAACTCCCAAACCACATCCGGCGAAAGGAACTGCCGATATGTTGTCCAGTCCCGTTTATTCTCTGCATCGAAAAATGCTAGGAGTAATTCTTTTGTATTCACATAAATCCCCTCCAAATTCCTGCTTGCCGATATGTCATCTATGGAATGCCCTAAAAAACACAAGGCCGAGAAACACACTTTTCGGGTCCGTTTATTGCTCATTTTTGTTCAAAACCACTACATACATATAGTGGTTGAATTCCCTCCCTCATCCGCTTAACCACATTTCGTAAGCAGCACCACCGTCTCAACGTGCGTTGTCATGGGGAACATATCCACTGCCTGGCCGCTGACCACTTCATAACCTAAGTCACGCAGAAGCGCCACATCACGTGCCAGGGTGTTTGGGTTACAGCTGACATAAATCAGATTATTGATTCTGGCTTTGGCAATTGCCTGCAGGAATTCGGGCTGACAGCCCTGCCGGGGCGGATCGAAGACAGCACAGTCGACGCTAATCCCCTGCTGTGCCAGTTTTGGCAAGACATCTTCGCATTTACCGGTATAGTAGGTTGCGTTGCTGACCCGGTTTTGCAGGGTGTTTTTCTCCGCGTCTTTAACTGCCACCGCAGCAATTTCCACCCCGATAATCTGCTGTAAGTCTAGGGCGCTTAGCTCAGCATCTGCGTTTCCTTGCCATTTGGCTAAGAATAAGCCGATGGAACCGATGCCGCAGTAAGCATCCAGCAAGCGAACCGCGCCTGCTTTTTTAGCATAAGCAGCCACAATTTGATAGAGCCGTTCGGTTTGAAAGCGATTGACCTGGAAAAAGGAGCGATCCGAAACAAGAAAAGTCGCCTCGCCAATCTGGTCTTCCAGCGTATCAAAGCCCCAGAGCAATCTGCTCTTTTCGCCCAGTACGGTATTGCCTTTTTCTGTGTTGTAGTTTAAGACAATGCCGCTCAGTTCCGGAATCTGCTGCACTAAATTTTCAATCATTTGCTTTTCATCCGGAATGGTCAGTCCGTTGATCACGAGTGTCAGCAGAGCAAGCGTGTCTTCACGGTTGGTGCGAATCATGATGTGGCGCAGCAATCCGTTATTGGCTGTTTCATGGTAAAAGGAAAGTTTGCTCCGGAAAATTTCTTCCCGCACAATCTGCAGCACTTTGTTACCCAGGGGAGACTGCAGCAAGCAGCGCTTGATGTCGACAATGCGATGACTGTTTTTTTCATATAGGCCAATCACTTTTTTACCGTCCTGCAGACCTGCCGGCATCTGAATCTTATTACGGTAGGCATAGGGCTGCTCTGCTGCCAAAATCGGCTGCAGTTCGGGTTCGATTTTAGCCAAACGCCGCAGTTGTTCTTTTACCTGCAGTTCTTTCCAGGCTGTTTGCGCTTCATATTGCCAATGCTGCAGCTGACAGCCGCCGCACTGCGCGTAATACTGGCAAGGCGGTTGCTGCCGCTGCGGCGAGCTGACCAGGATTTCCAAGAGGGTTGCCCGGAGAAAGGTTTTGTGAATCTCATTGATTTCAGCTTTGGCGGTTTCTCCCGGCAGCAAGCCATCGCAGAAGACAGCCAGGTTTTGGTAACGGGCGACCCCTTCCCCGTTGATGCCAATGTTGTCGGCCGTGATTTCTATCTGCTGATGCACACTGAAGCTCATATTGCCGGCTGCGGCTGTTTGTTTGTTGCCCGGCAGACTCCAGCTGTTTTTTTGCTTTGCCATTTAAATCTCCTCGCCAATGATTTGTATTTCCGGTTCCAGCCGGATGCCGGATTGCCGCAAGACAGTGCTTTGAATGTATTGAATCAATTGTAAAACATCGCTGGCCGTGGCATGGCCAAGGTTGATGATGAACCCCGCATGCAGTTCGGAAACTTGGGCGTCACCGATGCGATAACCTTTCAGCCCGGCCTGTTCAATCAGCGTGCCGGCAAAATTCCCCGGCGGACGCTTGAAAACACTGCCGGCGCTGGGATACTGCAGCGGTTGTTTGCTGCGCCGTTTGGCGCTTAAATCATCCATCTGCGCCTTGATTTCTACCGGATCTTTTGCTGTCAACTCTAATTCGGCGCTCAAAACGATCAGCTGCTGCTCCAGCGCGGTGGAATGCCGATAAGAAAAGTTCATTTCCTGATTGCTGAGCCGGATGATTTGTCCCATTCGATTCAGCGCCGTTACCTGCAGTACCACTTGCTTCATTTCACCGCCATAGGCGCCGGCATCCATCGCCACCGCCCCGCCCAAGCTGCCGGGAATGCCGCAGGCAAATTCCAAACCGCTCAAGCCTTGTTCGTAAGCAAAGCGCGCCAAAGCAATCAGCCTCGCGCCTGCTTCCGCCCTGATTGTGGTTTTAGTAAGCAGCTCCATCCGGCTGTAACGGTCGGCCAAAACAATCACCAAACCGCGGATGCCGCCGTCCCGCACAATCAGGTTGCTGCCTTTGCCGATCACCAGATAGGGCAATTCGTTCCGGTTGGCATATTGCACCAAGCGCACAATCTCCGTCGCCGTGCTCGGTTCCGCCAGCAAATCGGCCGGACCGCCGAACTGAAAGCTGGTGAAACTTGCCATGCTGGCGTTTTGCAACAGGCGGATTTCCGGCATTGACTCTTGTATGTCCGCAAAATGGTCCTTCATAAAGGTTCCCTCCATTGATTTTTTCTTTTTTACAGAGACTGCAATCGACACCCTCGCTGTACGACACCCTGATATCGATTGCGGTTCCTGTAAAAAAGGGGTCATCTCTGAAAACGAGATGGCCCTCTTACAGCGACGAAGCTGCCTTGCAGCAGGATTAAACCAGACGCAGCGCAAATTCCGGACAACCCGGACGGCAGTAACCGCAGAGCAGGCATTTGCTGTCGTCGATCACGGCATGACCATTGATCACATGAATGGCCATGCTGGGGCAGGTTTCTTCGCAATTACCGCAACCAATACAGTTGCCCAGTACAATCATGCGCTTATTGACTTCGGGAGAAGGCAGCTCTTCCACGGGAATCGGCTGATCGTTGAAAATCTTCAGATCCATCTGCAGTTCTTTTTCATTGACCACGCCAACCGCCACGCTGGCAAACTCTTCCATTCCACGGACATAGTTGATCGAATCCACCAAGTCGCCAATCAGATGACCGCCGGCCAGTGATTTCATGGCATAGAGGCCTTTGCCGGCATTGTAGCAGGCTTTGACAGCAGCGATCATGCCGTTCAGATCACCTTGCAAAATGCCCATGCCAATTTTATTGATGATGGGAAAAACCACATCGAATTCCGGTCGGCTGGCGGCAATTTGGCAAACGTCCACGGCATGCGTGGAAATTCCCACTGCTTTGATGTAGCCTTTGGCCTTCATATCCACCAGGCACTCAATGGCGCCGGCCCGCTCGTCAAACACCGTGTGGTTGGCGCGGGCGGCATGAAGATCAAAAATGTCAATGCAGTCGCGGTTCAATTCTTTGCGGGCCGCTTCCACGCTCTTCTGCATAGCCGCATAGGTGGTCGACGCCGATTTGGTGGCAATCACCACATTGCCCTGAAAACCGCGCAGCGCCTGCTCGATATAATCGTGGGTATGATACATCTCGGCGGTATCCAGAAAGTTGACGCCGTGTTCCACAGCGGAACGGATGATGCGGCTTCCCTCCTCAATCGGAATATTACGTTGTACAGGACCCATCGGTAAAATGCCGAGACACATCTGGGTTACTTCAATACCGGTCTTGCCTAACAGTTTTTTCTTCATTTCTTCTCCAACCTTTCCGATAACAATTGTTTGAATTCTGCTTCCGTGAGTACAGGTACAGCGAAAGCTTTAGCCTTTTCCACTTTGGAGCCGGGATTCTCCCCTGCCAGCACGTAATCGGTCTTTTTGCTGACCGAATCTACTGCTTTCCCTCCCTGTTTCTCTATGAAGTCGATTATTTCCTGCCTGCTGTAAGCGGAAAGTGTGCCGGTCACCACAAACTTTAAACCCGCGAGCGGTGCTTCCCCCGACGAATCCTGCGCTTGTTCGGCGGTCATTTTAACTCCGGCTTGCCGCAGACGCCGCAGGCGTTCCGCCGTTTCGCTTTGCGAAAAATAATTGACAATGCTCAAGGCAATGACCGGACCGACGTCTTCCACCTGCTGCAGCTGTTCGGCAGTTGCCTGCGCAAAAGCTGTCATGCTCTGAAAACGTCTGGCTAAGACAGCGGCGGTCTTTTGCCCAACATGGCGTATCCCCAAAGCAAAGATCAAGCGTTCCAAACCTCTGTTTTTGCTTTGCTCAATGGCGTTGAGCAGGTTTTCCGCCGATTTTTCCGCAAAACGCGGCAGTTCCAGCAGATTCTCTTTCCGGATAAAGTAAAGGTCAGCCACATCGGCAATCAATTGCTGCTGCAGCAGCAACTGCACGTTCTGCGGCCCCAACCCCTCAATATCCATCGCCGCACGGCTGCCAAAATGCACGATATTCTCCAGCACCTGCGCCGGGCAGGCAAGATTAGGGCACCGCCAGGCGGCTTCACCCGGGTCCCGGTAGAGCTTATGACCGCAAACCGGACAATTTTCCGGCATCTGAAATGGCACTTCTCTGCCGGTCCGCTTTTCTGTCAGTACAGAAATCACTTCCGGAATGATTTCTCCCGCTTTGCGCACTAAGACCTTGTCGCCGAGCATTAAGTCTTTCTCGCGAATCAGATCCTCATTATGCAAAGAAGCGCGTCCAACGAGACTGCCGGCTACCCGTACCGGTTCCAGCACCGCCGTCGGGGTTACCACACCGGTGCGGCCAAGCGTCAGTTCAATGGCCAGCAGCGTCGTTTCCACTTCTTCCATGGGGAATTTATAGGCAACCGCCCAGCGAGGGGCCTTTGCTGTCTGTCCCAGTTCCCGGCGAATAGCCAGGTCGTTGATTTTAATCACCAAACCGTCGATATCATAATCCAAATTGCGGCGCTGATCCTGCCAGGCCAGGCAGTAGGCCAAAATCTCAGTCGGATCATTGCTGATCAGGCGCAGCGGATTGACCCGAAAGCCCAGTCGCTGCAGATACTGCAGCGTTTCTTCATGTGTGGTAAAAGGAGTTCCGTTCTGCCATTCCAGGCTGTAAAAAAAGCTGTTCAAATTACGGCTGGCCGCCACCTGCGCATCCAATTGCCGCAATGAACCGGCTGCCGCATTGCGCGGATTGGCAAAGAGCGGTTCTCCGTTCAGTTCGCGCTGGGCATTGAGACGTTCAAACGATTCGCGCGGCAGATAGGCTTCGCCGCGGACTTCCAGATCAACATCCTCTGTCAGTTGTTTGGGCACCGAGCGAATCATCCTGACGTTGTGCGTGATGTCTTCACCGCTCATCCCGTCGCCGCGAGTCGCTCCCACCTTCAACTTGCCTTTTTCATAACTGAGCACCAAGGTTAAACCATCAATCTTCGGTTCGACCACAAAGGTGATCGGGCCGTATTCGGCTGTGATTTTCGTCAGCCAGCCGCGCAGTTCTTCCGTGCCGAAGACGTTCTCCAGACCCTGTTTTAAGGTGCGATGCGGATGGCTGGCGAACTTTGCCACCACACTGCCGCGCACTTTTTGGGTAGGCGAATCGGGCGCCGCCAACATGGGATATTCCGCTTCCAGCGCCTGCAGCTGCCGAAAGACCAAATCGTATTCCGCATCGCTGACCAACGGTGCATCCAGCTGGTAATAAGCTTCGTCATAGCGCTGCAGCAATTGCTGCAATTGGCGCATCTTGAGCAAAACATCCTCCATTGTCATGATTCCACCCTTTCCAGCGCAGCATATTTCACAATTAAACGCTTCAAACCCACGTTGGGGAATTCCACCAGGATTTCCTGGCTGTCTCCCGTACCGTTGCTTTCCAGCACCTGGCCGTTGCCCCAGATTTTATGTTTGACCGTTTCACCAGCCGCAAAGTTGACGATTGTTTTTGTTGGTTTGGTTGAACTCTGTCCTGCTGGTTGCGCAATTTTCTTCCCGCTGTCAGCCGCGGGTTGTTTTTCTTGCTCTGCCGCCTTTTCTTGCTTCCATTCCGTTACTTTACTCCAAGCAATCGGAATCAACGGTTCCTTCTCTGCCGCCGCTTTCCTGCTGCGTGTTGCTTTGGGTTCCTGCAGCAGATCCTCCGAAATTTCATCGATAAAGCGAGAGCGGCGGTTATAGTTGGTTGCACCGTAGGTCTGGCGCTGCCTGGCATAGGAGAGAAATAGGAGATCTTTAGCCCGGGTCATGCCCACATAGCAGAGACGGCGCTCTTCTTCCATGGCGTTATCGTCATAGATGGCGCGCGCAAAGGGGAAAATCCCCTCTTCCAGGCCGGTCAGAAAGACCACCGGAAATTCCAAACCTTTAGCCGCGTGCAAAGACATCAGCGTCAGCTGGCGGTCGGCCGGATTGCTGCCTTCCGCTTCGTTTTCGGAGTTGAGCGAAGCGTTGGTTAAAAAGCCTTCCAGACTGAGATCCATGTCCGGTTTCTTTTCATATTCCACCGCCACGTTAACAAATTCCATCAGATTCTGCACCTTGTCTTCGCTGTCCGGGTCAGGACTAGCCTGCAGTTCCTGCAGATAACCGCTGCTTTCAATCACCGTTTTCACCATTTCACTGACTGATAAATAGGCGGACATCTTACGGTAATTGTCCAGTTGCTGCACGAATTCGCGCAGCTTTTTCGCCACCCGCGCCTGCAATTCCGGAATGGCATCGGCTTCTTCCAGGGCGGCGTAATAGGGGATGCCCATTTCGCGGGCAAACGCGTCGATATGGCTGAAACTGGTTTCGCCGATCCCGCGGCGCGGTACGTTGATAATGCGTCTGAGCGCGACGTCATCATAAGGATTGACCAGCACATGCAGGTAGGCGATGATATCTTTCACTTCTTTGCGGCTGAAAAATTTCAGACCGCCAATCAGGATATAAGGCAGCGCATTTTCGTTGCAGACGTCCTCAAATTTCCGCGACTGGGCATGGGTGCGATAAAGAATGGCAAAGTCCTGGTTCTGATAACCCTTTTCCCGTTTCAGCCGATCGATCATGCTGATGACGGTACGGGCTTCGTCCGTTTCGTTTTCGGTTTCCAGCAGGGTGACTTTTTCTTTGCTCCGCTTTTCAGTCCAAAGTTTTTTCTCTTTGCGCTGCGTGTTGTTCCGAATCACATCGTGCGCCGCATCCAGGATGTTCTGCGTGGAACGATAATTCTGCTCCAATTTGATCACGGTCGCGCCGGGATAATCCCGTTCAAAGTTGAGAATGTTGGAAATATCGGCGCCGCGCCAGGAATAGATGCCCTGGTCTTCGTCGCCGACCACACAAAGATTGCCTTTTTCCCCGGCCAGCAGGTTGATCAAACGATACTGAGTAAAGTTGGTATCCTGGTATTCATCAACCATGATATATTGGAAGCGATTGCGGTAACGCTCCAGCACTTCCGGGCAGGTTTGAAAGAGACGTACGGTCAGATTGAGCAGATCGTTAAAATCGAGCGTGTTGTGCAGCATCGTGTATTGCTCATAAGCCTGCAGGATACCGGCAAGATTGCGTTCGAACAGATCCTTAGCCGTACGCGCCAGCTCGGCCCCGGAGCCCATTTTATTCTTGACTTTGTCAATCGCGTCGGCAACGATGGCCGGTTTGTATTTCTCTTCATCCAGATTGCGCTCTTTCAGCAGACGTTTGATCACTTTTAGGCTGTCGTCCTGATCCAAAATCGTAAAATTGCGCTGATAACCCAAATTTTCGATATCCTGACGCAGAATACGCACACACATGGCATGAAAGGTGCTGATCCAGATGCGCGAACCTTGCTCGCCAACCATCGCGAGAATACGCTCTTTCATCTCCTGCGTGGCTTTATTGGTAAAGGTAATGGCCAGGATGCGTGCCGGATCGACGCCCTGTTCCAGCAGCCAGGCAACCCGATAGGTCAATACTCTGGTTTTGCCGCTGCCGGCACCGGCGATGATCAGCAGCGGTCCTTCGGTCTGCCGGACGGCTTTTTCTTGTTCCGGATTCAATAAATGAGCCAGTTCCATCCGCTCCCACCCTTTCCGTTATCTTACAGCTCGTTGCTTTAAAAATTCGCCTCGCAGCCGGCAAAATCCTGTCAGGGGCAAAAGAAAAGCGTGTCCCTGCGGCAACGATCAAGGGACACACTTCTTACAATTTCGCTTATTCTTTGATTCTGGAAGCGGAATGGCCCTGCGCTACGCGGTAACGGGCGGTTGGGTCAAGAATTTTTTTGCGTAAGCGAATGCTCTTGGGCGTGACCTCCACCAGTTCATCCTCTTCAATATATTCCATCGCCTGCTCCAGCGTCATTTTCTTGGCCGTTTCCAGATGCATTGATTCGTCCGTTGCGGAAGAACGCATATTGGAGACATGTTTTTTCTTACAGACATTGACATCGATATCGTCTTCTCTGGTGTTTTCACCCACAATTTCACCGCGATAGACTTCAGTGCCCGGTTCGAGGAACATAATGCCTCTGTCCTGCAGGGCGTGCAGAGCATAACCGGTGGTTTCACCGTCTTCCCAGGCGACCAAAACACCGCGGCTGCGTTTGCCGACATCACCTTTATAGGCTTCGAAGCTGTGGAAAACATGATTCATGATGCCATAGCCTTTGGTCAGCGTCAGATAGTCGGAACGGAAGCCAATCAAACCGCGCGCCGGTATGGTAAATTCCAGGCGCAGCTGACCTTCCGAGAGATGATGCATATTCTTCATTTCGGCTTTGCGCGGCCCGAGCAATTCCATCACGGGGCCCATCGTTTCTTCCGGTAAGTCCAGCACCAGGTATTCAATCGGTTCGACTAAAACGCCGTCGACGA is a genomic window of Negativicutes bacterium containing:
- the rlmD gene encoding 23S rRNA (uracil(1939)-C(5))-methyltransferase RlmD, coding for MAKQKNSWSLPGNKQTAAAGNMSFSVHQQIEITADNIGINGEGVARYQNLAVFCDGLLPGETAKAEINEIHKTFLRATLLEILVSSPQRQQPPCQYYAQCGGCQLQHWQYEAQTAWKELQVKEQLRRLAKIEPELQPILAAEQPYAYRNKIQMPAGLQDGKKVIGLYEKNSHRIVDIKRCLLQSPLGNKVLQIVREEIFRSKLSFYHETANNGLLRHIMIRTNREDTLALLTLVINGLTIPDEKQMIENLVQQIPELSGIVLNYNTEKGNTVLGEKSRLLWGFDTLEDQIGEATFLVSDRSFFQVNRFQTERLYQIVAAYAKKAGAVRLLDAYCGIGSIGLFLAKWQGNADAELSALDLQQIIGVEIAAVAVKDAEKNTLQNRVSNATYYTGKCEDVLPKLAQQGISVDCAVFDPPRQGCQPEFLQAIAKARINNLIYVSCNPNTLARDVALLRDLGYEVVSGQAVDMFPMTTHVETVVLLTKCG
- a CDS encoding UvrD-helicase domain-containing protein, which produces MELAHLLNPEQEKAVRQTEGPLLIIAGAGSGKTRVLTYRVAWLLEQGVDPARILAITFTNKATQEMKERILAMVGEQGSRIWISTFHAMCVRILRQDIENLGYQRNFTILDQDDSLKVIKRLLKERNLDEEKYKPAIVADAIDKVKNKMGSGAELARTAKDLFERNLAGILQAYEQYTMLHNTLDFNDLLNLTVRLFQTCPEVLERYRNRFQYIMVDEYQDTNFTQYRLINLLAGEKGNLCVVGDEDQGIYSWRGADISNILNFERDYPGATVIKLEQNYRSTQNILDAAHDVIRNNTQRKEKKLWTEKRSKEKVTLLETENETDEARTVISMIDRLKREKGYQNQDFAILYRTHAQSRKFEDVCNENALPYILIGGLKFFSRKEVKDIIAYLHVLVNPYDDVALRRIINVPRRGIGETSFSHIDAFAREMGIPYYAALEEADAIPELQARVAKKLREFVQQLDNYRKMSAYLSVSEMVKTVIESSGYLQELQASPDPDSEDKVQNLMEFVNVAVEYEKKPDMDLSLEGFLTNASLNSENEAEGSNPADRQLTLMSLHAAKGLEFPVVFLTGLEEGIFPFARAIYDDNAMEEERRLCYVGMTRAKDLLFLSYARQRQTYGATNYNRRSRFIDEISEDLLQEPKATRSRKAAAEKEPLIPIAWSKVTEWKQEKAAEQEKQPAADSGKKIAQPAGQSSTKPTKTIVNFAAGETVKHKIWGNGQVLESNGTGDSQEILVEFPNVGLKRLIVKYAALERVES
- the murB gene encoding UDP-N-acetylmuramate dehydrogenase — translated: MKDHFADIQESMPEIRLLQNASMASFTSFQFGGPADLLAEPSTATEIVRLVQYANRNELPYLVIGKGSNLIVRDGGIRGLVIVLADRYSRMELLTKTTIRAEAGARLIALARFAYEQGLSGLEFACGIPGSLGGAVAMDAGAYGGEMKQVVLQVTALNRMGQIIRLSNQEMNFSYRHSTALEQQLIVLSAELELTAKDPVEIKAQMDDLSAKRRSKQPLQYPSAGSVFKRPPGNFAGTLIEQAGLKGYRIGDAQVSELHAGFIINLGHATASDVLQLIQYIQSTVLRQSGIRLEPEIQIIGEEI
- the ligA gene encoding NAD-dependent DNA ligase LigA, whose protein sequence is MTMEDVLLKMRQLQQLLQRYDEAYYQLDAPLVSDAEYDLVFRQLQALEAEYPMLAAPDSPTQKVRGSVVAKFASHPHRTLKQGLENVFGTEELRGWLTKITAEYGPITFVVEPKIDGLTLVLSYEKGKLKVGATRGDGMSGEDITHNVRMIRSVPKQLTEDVDLEVRGEAYLPRESFERLNAQRELNGEPLFANPRNAAAGSLRQLDAQVAASRNLNSFFYSLEWQNGTPFTTHEETLQYLQRLGFRVNPLRLISNDPTEILAYCLAWQDQRRNLDYDIDGLVIKINDLAIRRELGQTAKAPRWAVAYKFPMEEVETTLLAIELTLGRTGVVTPTAVLEPVRVAGSLVGRASLHNEDLIREKDLMLGDKVLVRKAGEIIPEVISVLTEKRTGREVPFQMPENCPVCGHKLYRDPGEAAWRCPNLACPAQVLENIVHFGSRAAMDIEGLGPQNVQLLLQQQLIADVADLYFIRKENLLELPRFAEKSAENLLNAIEQSKNRGLERLIFALGIRHVGQKTAAVLARRFQSMTAFAQATAEQLQQVEDVGPVIALSIVNYFSQSETAERLRRLRQAGVKMTAEQAQDSSGEAPLAGLKFVVTGTLSAYSRQEIIDFIEKQGGKAVDSVSKKTDYVLAGENPGSKVEKAKAFAVPVLTEAEFKQLLSERLEKK
- a CDS encoding aldo/keto reductase; the protein is MKKKLLGKTGIEVTQMCLGILPMGPVQRNIPIEEGSRIIRSAVEHGVNFLDTAEMYHTHDYIEQALRGFQGNVVIATKSASTTYAAMQKSVEAARKELNRDCIDIFDLHAARANHTVFDERAGAIECLVDMKAKGYIKAVGISTHAVDVCQIAASRPEFDVVFPIINKIGMGILQGDLNGMIAAVKACYNAGKGLYAMKSLAGGHLIGDLVDSINYVRGMEEFASVAVGVVNEKELQMDLKIFNDQPIPVEELPSPEVNKRMIVLGNCIGCGNCEETCPSMAIHVINGHAVIDDSKCLLCGYCRPGCPEFALRLV
- a CDS encoding nuclear transport factor 2 family protein; this encodes MNTKELLLAFFDAENKRDWTTYRQFLSPDVVWELHSKHVKTTRGIDNYLAAMMESYKDSDNTFVCEALHQSFDGTRIVAILRNNLGECSCDIFEFSNGHIVKEYEFILA